From Marinobacter alexandrii, one genomic window encodes:
- the ald gene encoding alanine dehydrogenase, whose product MIIGVPKEIKNNENRVAVTPSGVVEFTKRGHDIYIQSTAGDGSGFTDDQYEEAGASILPTIEAVYEKAEMIIKVKEPIEPEYKLCKKDQLIFTYFHFASHEPLTKAMIESGAVCLAYETVERPDRSLPLLVPMSEVAGRMSVQEGAKYLEKPLKGRGILLGGVPGVRPAKVLIMGGGVVGTNAAKMASGMGADVTMMDLNLQRLRYLDDVMPANVNTFMSSEYNIRELISTHDLIIGAVLIPGAKAPHLVTKDMLKEMQPGTVLVDVAVDQGGCIETCKPTTHEDPTYIIDDVVHYCVANMPGAVPYTSTLALTNATLPYAIQLANKGWKQACIDSNELKLGLNVINGEIVYKGVSEAFDMPYTPVEKFL is encoded by the coding sequence ATGATAATAGGCGTTCCAAAAGAGATTAAAAACAACGAAAATCGAGTGGCCGTTACTCCTTCTGGAGTAGTAGAATTTACAAAGAGAGGCCATGATATTTATATTCAATCGACTGCTGGTGATGGAAGTGGTTTTACAGATGACCAGTATGAAGAAGCAGGGGCTAGCATACTTCCGACAATTGAGGCTGTGTATGAGAAAGCTGAAATGATAATTAAAGTAAAAGAGCCCATCGAACCCGAATATAAGTTATGCAAGAAGGATCAGCTAATCTTTACTTATTTCCATTTTGCGTCTCATGAACCACTAACAAAGGCAATGATTGAAAGTGGAGCAGTATGCTTGGCTTATGAGACTGTTGAACGTCCGGATAGGTCTTTACCATTGTTAGTTCCAATGTCAGAAGTGGCCGGAAGAATGTCTGTACAAGAGGGAGCTAAGTATCTTGAGAAACCATTGAAGGGCAGAGGTATACTGCTTGGAGGAGTTCCAGGTGTAAGACCTGCTAAAGTCTTGATCATGGGAGGTGGTGTTGTTGGTACAAATGCTGCAAAAATGGCCTCAGGTATGGGAGCTGATGTTACTATGATGGATTTAAATCTTCAAAGACTTAGATATCTTGATGATGTCATGCCAGCGAATGTGAATACGTTCATGAGTAGTGAATACAATATTAGAGAACTTATCAGTACACATGATTTAATTATAGGGGCTGTTTTAATACCTGGAGCAAAAGCTCCACACTTGGTAACAAAAGATATGTTAAAGGAAATGCAGCCAGGAACAGTTCTTGTTGATGTAGCTGTAGACCAGGGAGGATGTATAGAAACGTGCAAACCCACAACACACGAAGATCCAACTTACATCATTGATGATGTCGTTCATTATTGCGTTGCGAATATGCCGGGAGCAGTGCCTTACACTTCAACGCTTGCATTAACAAATGCAACACTTCCATATGCTATTCAGCTTGCAAATAAGGGATGGAAGCAGGCTTGTATCGATAGTAATGAATTGAAGCTTGGACTAAATGTGATAAATGGCGAGATCGTATATAAAGGAGTGTCGGAAGCATTTGATATGCCATATACACCTGTTGAGAAGTTTTTATAA
- a CDS encoding thiamine pyrophosphate-dependent enzyme has protein sequence MSEAKNKTKLPVSIEEILQDYQLAIESREASLIGRKEVFMGKAKFGIFGDGKEVPQIAMAKFFKNGDWRSGYYRDQTFMMAIGQLNTQQFFAQLYAHTDVNAEPASAGRMMNGHFATRYLNEKGEWLTQTDKKNSSADISPTAGQMPRLLGLAYASKLYRENKDLSELEDFSINGNEVAFGTIGNASTSEGHFWETMNAAGVLQVPMVMSVWDDGYGISVPQKYHTIKESISDALSGFQKTKDKSGFEILKVKAWDYVALLETYKKAIDISRKTHTPCLIHVIEVTQPQGHSTSGSHERYKTKERLDWEKNHDCILKMREWIVSEKIATTEELNEIEKEAKQIAKQAKDRAWKSYTLDIKKDVEEAINLIDKAGISSSKKPEIEKISEGLRKELNPEKSHIIRSAKKCLRLLNQEKSTEKQTLANWLNDKIEVYAEQFNSKLYSESSESALNVETNSAEYSDNSELVDGREVLNACFDNLLKNDPRIFAFGEDVGKIGDVNQGFAGLQEKYGDLKVTDTGIRETTIIGQGIGAAIRGLKPIAEIQYLDYLLYALQTLSDDLATLQYRTYGGQKAPLIIRTRGHRLEGVWHSGSPMGMILHSLRGMFVLTPRNMTQAAGFYNTLIASDDPALVIESLNGYRLKERIPENLNDFKLALGEPEILRTGKDVTIVTYGSTCRVVMEAANQLEEVGIDAEVIDAQSLIPFDRPQMIVKSLNKTNRLVVIDEDVEGGASAFILQQILERDNGYFHLDSKPLTITGKNHRAAYGSDGDYFSKPNVEEIFDEIYSMHSEIDPERFPSIY, from the coding sequence ATGAGTGAGGCGAAAAACAAAACTAAACTTCCTGTTTCGATAGAAGAAATACTTCAGGATTATCAATTAGCTATTGAAAGCCGAGAAGCAAGCCTTATTGGCAGGAAGGAAGTTTTTATGGGTAAAGCCAAGTTTGGAATTTTTGGCGATGGAAAAGAAGTACCACAAATAGCAATGGCTAAATTTTTCAAGAATGGAGATTGGAGATCAGGCTATTACCGTGACCAAACTTTTATGATGGCCATTGGTCAACTAAACACTCAGCAATTTTTTGCTCAATTATATGCTCATACAGATGTAAACGCAGAACCTGCATCAGCAGGAAGAATGATGAATGGTCATTTTGCGACAAGATACCTTAACGAAAAAGGGGAATGGTTAACACAAACGGACAAGAAAAATAGTAGTGCAGATATCTCTCCTACAGCAGGTCAAATGCCTCGCCTATTAGGCTTGGCTTATGCTTCAAAGCTTTACAGAGAGAATAAAGATCTATCTGAATTGGAGGACTTCTCAATCAATGGAAATGAAGTTGCGTTTGGCACTATCGGAAACGCCTCTACCTCCGAAGGACATTTTTGGGAAACCATGAACGCCGCAGGTGTACTTCAAGTACCCATGGTAATGTCCGTTTGGGATGATGGTTATGGAATATCTGTTCCTCAAAAATATCATACAATCAAGGAAAGCATCTCTGACGCGCTTAGTGGATTTCAAAAGACTAAAGACAAATCTGGCTTTGAAATTTTAAAAGTGAAAGCCTGGGATTATGTGGCTTTGTTAGAGACGTATAAAAAAGCGATTGACATTTCACGAAAAACTCACACTCCTTGTTTAATTCATGTGATTGAGGTTACTCAACCTCAAGGTCATTCTACCTCTGGATCACATGAAAGATATAAGACCAAAGAACGCTTAGATTGGGAAAAAAATCATGATTGCATTCTGAAAATGCGTGAATGGATCGTATCAGAAAAAATAGCTACCACCGAAGAGCTTAATGAAATAGAAAAGGAGGCTAAACAAATTGCCAAGCAAGCAAAAGACCGAGCATGGAAATCTTATACTCTAGATATCAAAAAGGATGTTGAAGAGGCAATAAATCTTATTGATAAAGCTGGGATCTCTTCCTCCAAGAAACCTGAAATTGAGAAAATATCAGAAGGTCTTCGAAAAGAGTTAAACCCTGAAAAATCTCATATCATCCGTTCTGCTAAAAAATGTTTGAGATTATTAAATCAAGAAAAGTCTACAGAAAAGCAGACGCTTGCAAACTGGCTTAATGATAAAATTGAAGTTTATGCTGAGCAATTCAACTCCAAACTATATAGCGAATCATCAGAATCCGCTCTAAATGTTGAGACTAACTCCGCTGAATATTCAGATAATAGCGAGTTAGTGGATGGAAGAGAAGTCTTAAATGCCTGTTTTGACAATCTACTAAAAAATGATCCTAGGATATTTGCTTTTGGAGAAGATGTAGGCAAAATCGGTGATGTTAATCAAGGATTTGCTGGATTACAGGAGAAGTATGGAGATCTAAAGGTAACCGATACCGGAATACGTGAAACAACAATTATTGGTCAAGGAATTGGTGCGGCAATTAGAGGTCTAAAACCAATAGCTGAAATCCAATACCTTGATTATTTGCTCTATGCTCTCCAGACTTTATCTGATGATTTAGCAACGCTTCAATATCGCACGTATGGCGGTCAGAAAGCTCCATTAATTATTAGAACCAGAGGTCACAGGCTTGAAGGAGTATGGCATTCAGGATCGCCGATGGGAATGATCCTTCACTCCTTGAGAGGGATGTTTGTATTGACTCCTAGAAATATGACTCAGGCAGCTGGGTTTTATAACACACTAATAGCATCAGATGATCCTGCTTTGGTTATTGAATCTTTAAATGGATATAGACTAAAAGAACGGATACCAGAAAATCTAAATGATTTCAAACTGGCTCTTGGCGAGCCTGAGATCCTACGAACTGGCAAGGATGTAACAATTGTTACCTACGGATCTACCTGTAGAGTCGTAATGGAAGCCGCGAATCAACTGGAAGAAGTGGGGATAGATGCCGAGGTGATAGATGCTCAATCACTTATCCCATTCGATCGCCCTCAAATGATTGTCAAGTCCTTAAATAAAACAAACAGGCTAGTGGTTATCGATGAGGATGTAGAAGGTGGGGCATCAGCATTTATTCTTCAGCAAATTCTTGAAAGAGATAATGGTTATTTTCATTTAGACTCAAAGCCTTTGACAATTACCGGTAAAAACCATCGTGCGGCATACGGTAGTGATGGAGACTATTTCTCTAAACCAAATGTGGAGGAGATCTTTGATGAGATATATAGTATGCATTCCGAAATAGATCCGGAAAGATTCCCAAGTATCTATTGA
- a CDS encoding sigma-54 dependent transcriptional regulator has product MSKILVVDDEKSIRDALSDILIEEGYEVLTGEDGEDGWSKLQDEKIDLVLCDIKMPKMDGMELLGKVSEEGLDIPFVMISAHGTIDTAVDATKKGAYDFIQKPPDLNRILLTVRNALESSKLTTETKVLRKKVSKGFEIIGESKGIAEVKETIEKVAPTEARVLIHGENGTGKELVARWLHEKSTRSKAPLVEVNCAAIPSELIESELFGHEKGSFTSAHKQRIGKFEQAHGGTLFLDEIGDMSLSAQAKVLRALQDKKINRVGGDKSISVDVRVLAATNKNLKQEIEKGNFREDLYHRLSVMVITVPPLRERKEDITLLSEHFLEQVATEYGTAKKELEGGAIDQLQKYDWTGNIRELRNVIERLVIMSQDTIKVGDVKKYVET; this is encoded by the coding sequence ATGTCTAAGATTTTAGTAGTTGATGACGAAAAAAGCATACGAGATGCTTTAAGTGATATCCTCATAGAGGAGGGATATGAGGTTTTGACTGGAGAAGATGGGGAAGATGGGTGGTCAAAACTGCAAGATGAAAAAATTGATTTGGTCCTCTGTGATATCAAGATGCCCAAGATGGATGGTATGGAACTTTTGGGTAAGGTGTCTGAAGAGGGGCTTGATATTCCATTCGTAATGATTTCAGCGCATGGAACAATAGATACAGCTGTGGATGCTACGAAGAAAGGGGCCTATGACTTCATACAGAAGCCACCAGATTTAAATAGAATACTTCTCACCGTTAGAAACGCACTTGAAAGCTCCAAGCTAACGACAGAGACGAAAGTTTTGAGGAAAAAGGTTAGCAAAGGATTTGAGATTATTGGTGAATCAAAAGGTATTGCTGAAGTAAAAGAAACCATTGAAAAAGTAGCTCCTACAGAGGCTCGTGTTTTAATACATGGAGAAAATGGTACAGGGAAGGAGCTTGTTGCAAGATGGTTGCATGAAAAGAGTACTAGATCAAAAGCTCCATTGGTGGAAGTAAACTGTGCTGCAATTCCATCAGAGCTCATTGAAAGTGAACTTTTTGGACATGAAAAAGGATCTTTCACATCTGCTCATAAACAGAGGATAGGAAAATTTGAGCAAGCACATGGCGGAACATTGTTTCTAGACGAAATAGGTGATATGAGTCTCTCAGCACAAGCTAAAGTTCTCAGAGCACTTCAAGATAAAAAAATCAATAGAGTAGGTGGAGACAAGTCTATCAGTGTGGATGTAAGAGTACTTGCTGCTACTAATAAAAACCTCAAACAAGAGATAGAAAAAGGAAACTTTAGAGAGGATCTATATCACAGGTTAAGTGTGATGGTTATTACGGTACCGCCTTTGAGAGAAAGAAAAGAAGATATTACTTTATTATCTGAGCATTTTTTGGAGCAAGTGGCTACTGAGTATGGTACAGCTAAGAAAGAATTAGAGGGAGGGGCAATTGACCAATTACAAAAATATGATTGGACAGGGAATATTCGTGAATTACGAAATGTGATAGAAAGACTGGTTATCATGTCACAAGACACGATAAAAGTAGGAGATGTGAAAAAGTATGTGGAGACTTAA